TTCTTTGATGGACCCTGAGAGTCCACGTCGGGTATCCAGAATGTGAGGGCAGTGGATGCTGCTACGAACATCACTCGTCGTGGGGCCCACTTCAAGCATGAGGCAACCCCGATGTAGCTATTCCAAGACGCAACCTGATTCACCAGGTCGAGAAGGTCATTCATTGCTAGATAAGCCTTGAGATAATGAGCAATCAATCCATTCATTAATTTTGCCATGTGTTGATATGAGCCAATCAGAACGGAATTGCATAAAACTTTCTGACTCTCACAAACGTTAAAAGGAATTGCTATTGGAAAGAGTGTGTGTAAGAAAGAGACATGTACCTCAGTTCCCATGTTAATGTTCCACGCATGCAAGGTTCCATCCCCCGAGCCTTGAAGGAACAGAACGGCTAATCTTAGAATGACTCACAATTATAGCACATCGAGGAATATATGAATTTACTGTCTAACAACATTCCCCTTTGTTGAGTTTGTTGAGACTTCATAGTGAATGCTATCCACTGAAAACTGAGTTTCAATATGGAGAATATATACCTGACACGAGATATTGGCCATCTGGAGTAAAAGTTGCTTCTATTGGTGTGCCAGGAGAAGGCTCTAAATTGAACCCACAGCGCTGCACAAATCATGACAGTATGTGCAGTTAATTTCAACCTCAGGTGAGAAAGTAAATTAATTGCAGGACATCTGGATCTTGAGGCTTTGCTTGAACGTGTACCATTGTATGATGCCCAGGGTTAGAGAAAATCTGTCTAAACCTTCAAAACTACAAAAAAACTCTAACAGTACAGGGAAATTAACCTTCTCTCCCGCATATGCATCTAGTACATAGATATTGTTATTAGTTGTTGACAAAAGCATCGACTTCCCATCATTGCTGAACTTGATGTCACACACCTCAGCTGTATCCCCGCCAACCAGAAAGGTATCGAAAGGGCCCTGAGTGtgggaaagagagaaaaataatactcAAACATATTccatgaataataaaaaatccaaattagCGTTCTGTATGATAAGAAAAAACCGCCCTTAATATATAACCTTGTCGTAGGAGCGAGAATCAAAGAGTTTGATGGCACCACCTTCCATTGCTACAGCAAAGACAAGTCCTTGTTGGTCGTATGCAACAGTTGGCCTACCACGAAGGCGCAAAATTCCCTGAGAGCTATAAAAGTAAGAATCATCATAATATTGTACCTGATCCCTTGAGGAGGATTAAACAGGCAAGCCAGCTACTACACTATGATCACGATTTTCTAAGGATTCCCTTCTTTTCAAGAGTATATTTAACTCCAGTTAGAGTTTATATTGAAACCAGCAACCTACCTGACAAGCATTAACACGAAGATCCCAAACTCTGACACTATGGTCAAGAGAACCAGACATGAAGCTGTCATTAATCGGAGACATGCAGAGAGACACAACTCTGCAGGGAGGAAAAAGAGGTGGTATTAATCAGAGAATCATCACGCGCAGAGAGAACTGCTAACTGCCAATTTGAAGTAATGCAAGTGGATGCATAATAATACTAATTATAACACAAAATCAGATCCCACAACTTCCTTATTAAAGACAAGAGAGGTGAAGGTCTGAAACCTGTCCTTGTGGCCCTTGAAGTAACGAAGGCAGCGATTATCATACATGGATAGGTATCGCATCGATTCTGGCAAAGGTAAATCCAAAAGTGAAAAAGACTTCTTTGTCTCCCCAGTATATTACATAACCTGACAAACCGAATTTAAATGAAACTAACCTCCGCCATCCATATTGTATCTTGAAGAACATATTACAGAGCTTGGGTGGTGGGTAAAGCAAACACGATCAGCACCATGTTTCTTGTGATAGGTGGTCTTCAGCAACCTTAAACAAAGAAGTCATACCCTTTTCGTTAAGGAAAACCACCCTGGATAGCCCTCTATGTTCTAACTTTTATGTAAAACCTCTACAACAATCATATTCTCAAAATGCAATACCTCTCAATCACATTGAGGAATAGAAATAGACAGGCGTATATTTGTACACTTCAAACAAGCAAAGTGCAGAATGAAAGTCCTAAAACTCTAAATTGATCAGACAAAGTTGTTTCAGCACAATTTGACTTGAGTGTGAGTCAGAGatcttaattatgaaaactaTCAGATCAATTGAGGAAGAAGATTTCAGAGAAGAACGAATCAGAAGCTTCGCAAACCTTGACACATAAACTGAAGAGTAATATGAAGGTTTCGTTGAAAATCTTTGTATCTCATGCTACTCCTTTTTCCTTGGAAACTGTCATGAACCTTGTATTATGATAGTTATAGATCTTATAGAAAGCAAATTCCCCCAATCCTTGACTTTCAGCATTCAACAACAACAAATGGCTTAAGACAGATGACTTAACCAAATTATTCACCATGCTATATGTTGCGGAACAGAGAACTCCATTTAGAAGATTCAAACGCACAAAAGGGTTCCGGCTCTGAATTACGAAGACACAAATCTTTCCTCTGAGAGAACTCACTTCGCATTCGCAATATCATATAATCGAACTGAATCGTCCTCACTGGCTGTCACCAAAAGGTCATCCTTTCGGTGGAAATCGAGCGCAGTAATCTTCCCACCCTGCAAGGTATACACATTAGACTGAGAATCATgttttatatattacaattaAACAAGGCATAGATACACAAATCCTCAAAACAAGCACAAATGTAAACGATTCTATCAATTAAACCAGGGCAAAACCCACTGCTACTTCAGTCAGTAGATTCAACAATTCAGCCTTGATCATGACAAACCTTCCCCCCGCCATCAACGTCCACTTTTCAACCTGTACTGATTACGATACAATCATATGATTCTCCGTGGAAGTGCACTACTGTACTGGTTTATGGAGTATGACTACGCCATTGTTAAGCCAACAAGCTTTCAAGGATTCCCAGGTGCAAGTAATTAAGCATCCCAGACGGCGAAGCTGACGATGACAGAAGAAGAACGGAATGCTTACAAAGTCGGTGAAGACAGCTCCGACTGACATGCTACGAACTGTTTCTTCGTCCAGTTCGGTGATCGGTGCCGTCGCCATTGGAGCGGTCCTTTCCACTgctctagagagagagagagagagagagagagagagagagatgggaaaaggaaaaaggaaaagggataTACCAAATTGAGTCCCTCAATTTTTACTATTTCATCATTTAGTCCCTATCTTTTAGATTTGGTCTTTTACTGCTcctagaaaaaataaaacaccATATCAGTCTCGAGTCTTTAGCGTCTGTTTTGTCCCAAAAATTtcctgccttttttttttctctagaaGTTCTCTTTTGTATCTCAAATAATAAACATACAAGAATCTCGTGGTCATCGTCAATTGGCATGGACCGGCTTGTGCAGGTCGTTTTCAACGTTGATAAAGCCAGTCTAGATTGGGCTCAACCTTTGGAGTCCCTATGAAGTTCGATTCATGTCAAAATCAACCTAACCGTGGTGTCAACGAGGTCCAATGCAGCCTAAGTGGGTGACGATAGGAACCGACCTATCTCGACCTTGATCAGGTTCGGTTAATTTCGGTTTTAAGAAGTTGAAATAATGCCTTTGTCGTTTCTTCCAACGTTGGCTATACGAAGTAGTATATACAACTACAGCCCTCTGTAATACGAGATTTATCAGTCAACTAATGAATCATTACTCTCATTTGATGTTTCAAATCTGATAGTTCCCCCTTTCACAATCGGCAAAAAGTTAaacatgaaatatttgtaatttcCTAAAGCAGGTCTACCTACAGAATGCTCGGGAGCTCGAGGATTTGCGTTAACCATACAAAAATGTCGGGCTTGGCTCAACTTTTATCCCCTTCGGTGACTCTGCAACACTGTTAGTAGATGTTAATGTTGGATTGCCTAACAAACTTCGCCGGCTTTGTTGTTGCTACAAAATAATTTGCTCTCTGAAATTCCTGAATTCCCAGCTCCCCAGGCGGCGGGTCCATGTGAAGATATGGAAGATTCTTTTCCAGCTGATGGATTATCAGTTTCAGAGGCTACCTTAGCTGCAGGTATAGAGTCATTCGATTTCAACCACAGGAATTGCATGTAGTGGCCTTTCCAGCATTTACCATGCATAAATGCCCTCTCAGCAGACTGCCGTGTTGTGAATCTGACACAGGCTGAGCAATTTTTTGTAGTCCAGGACTCAGATAAATCAGCGTTAGCTTCGATATTTTTGAACTCCACATTAGAATGTTCGCCGTAAGGCGAGAAATGCTCCTTCAAAGCAGCAACCTAGCAGGCAAGAAAGATCAATGTTAACCCAATACTGGTCTGCACATATTGATATCTTATGAAGCAAAGCAGCAACATTGAACTAATGATAAGTTCACCCAGCAGAAGAAAAAGCTTTAGGCCCGATGATGACTACCTCAAGCCCCACATCTAAGCACAACTAACTACAGTTCCTGAAATATTCCCCCAAACAACATAGGAAGCACAGGAGTGAATCAAATCATAAATTCAAAGGCCTAAGACTCTAGGAGTAATGAACTCCTGAAATCAGATGAATAATAGTCGCACCATATTGTTCTGTTCAACTCCACAGTTTGACCAGGCAATAACTAGTTTCACAATTCTAAAGCAACAATTTATTCATATTCAAACACAAATGCGCAATTATACCAACAAAAATGCTAAATCCTACCTTCAGCGGTGTACCTGATAATCCTCCTAACACTCACATCTATTAAATAACCTTTGGATATTGTGTGTGGGATTTTGAATTAGGAGGATTTTTAGGTTGATTGTTAGGAGGATATAGCAACACTCTTGCACCAATATTTATGGGAAAAAGGTTCTCATGTCTATCCAGAGAGCCAACAATATAAATTGTCCCCTTTTGCTTTTCCAATCTAAGTGCACCTCTAAACGTggatatatgcatttttttttttggtggagaCAAATGGAGAATGGAGAGAAACTTACATTTGCAAGACCACTGGGTAAAGGTGGAATGATTTTAAATGCAGTAGGACGACTGTCTACCTTGTATCTATCTGCCAAAAAAGAGGTGCTGAGAGGTGCTGTAGGACAATTGAATGGCTTGAAACTAGTAGAGTCCTGTAGTGTCCTAACTGAGCTTGTATTGGGATTCTTCGCATTGTCCGCTGATTTCTTCTGACTGTCCGCCATTTTCGCATGAGGTAATGTCACGATGTTAGCGGTGTTACAGGAGCCTGGGGATGAACCAGTCTTAGATGATCCTAAATCTGCCGATTTTGGGACATCACATGCTGATACCAGCTTTTGTCTCTTGGCAGGTTCCTCGGCAGCTACGTCACCCTTGATTCCAGCAGCCTGGTGACATGACATTCAAAGGAAGAGAATGAAGGATAAAAGTTTACAGGAAGATAAATAATGAAGTACCCTTAAGTCTTTGACATATTTCCTCAgttcaaaaaaatgaaactagAATTGGAAGGAGAAGTTATATACTTGTTTCTCTAGCTTCTCCAACTGACGCTTGAAGTCTTTCTGTTTCTGCTCCAGCAATTCTTGCTTTTTTCGAAGTTCCTCCTTCAATTGCTCCACAGTAGCTAGTTTCTTATTTAAAGGAGGCAGAACCCTGGAGCCATTTGTGGGCCCAGGCTTCATTTTTCGGGGGTGAGGCGAAGATGAAATATGCAAATCCTGAACGTCATCAGCCTTTGCAGCACCATGTTGAACATTGTCCTTCCCACTATTACGGACAAATGCCCAGGAAGGAACTAAACCACTTTTCTGACCATGAGTCTTATATGTAGAACTTCCACCCCTTATACCATTCTCCCGTATTCTATCCCGATTAGCCCAGGACAACTTGATAAAGCGGTTCCCTAATACTGCATCAGGAGCTTTTAGAGCAGCTTCAGCTTCCTCCCACTTTGAGAATTGGATAAAAGCTCGTTGACTATTTTCATAAATGTAGATATCAGTAACTTCCCCAAATTTTCGGAaatgagaaagaagagattGTACTTTGTTGCTTTGCTGGGGAATGCCACTAACAAACAGAGTGCGTTCTGCTTTCTGGGTTGGCTTGCGAGCACCTATTACATCATCTTGTGTCTTAAGAGAGGGGTCTGTGGCTTGACATCTGGAAGTGATGAAAGGCTCTTCTGAATTGGTATCATTTTCTAAGAGTCTGGTAAGACCCATAGCAGAacataatttacttttctctgtTACTACACTTCTTGAAATTCCTCCCCTCTTCCAATGCGATAAATTTGCCAGAAGATGCCCAGTTGTTTGATTGTGGGTATCAACTTCAGCGCTTTCTCTCGCACGATGAACAACATCATTCGTCATTATTTCAGCTTCATCAAACCTCGACAGTAGAGTGAAGAGTGAAGATGATGTCCCAGAATCAAAACTGTTCCAGAGGGGCTGATCAGGATCATATAGATCTGCGTCACCCCCATCAGTAGAACAAGAGTACTCATGGTTCCAGATTAAATCATCACCGGTAATTCTTCCTTTGCTGTTGCTAAGTGGTTCCTTATCATTCATCAACCTCACTGAAGGGACATTAGCAGGAGGTGGAGGTCCTGCAACAGCAGATGTTCCTTGTAGGTTTGTGCTTGAAATTGAAAGAGGGAGGTTAAACTGTGAAAGGCTCTGTAAATTGGAAAGTATATTTTTAGCAACTCAAACATAATTCTTGAGAAAGCATAAGTTTTGGGGAGAAAAACCTCTGAATGAGGGTAAAGTTGAAGAACATCTTTGTGATCAATGCATGGAACAATCCAATcggccaaaaagaaaataattaagaacTACCTAAGATATTAGACGTGCTTAAAACCAATAATGCATCTACACATATGAAGATGCAACATGAAGAACCGACCTAAGGAACTCCAATATCATTTACAAATAAACCAGAggaggaaaataaaagaaagagttTCTTGACAATTTCATCCTGACGGGCATCTAGAAGGTGAAAATACCACATGTTGGGCCATTTAACAGAATTAAATGATCAAAGCCGCTAATAATAGCACGTTAGTATATGTcctaaaataaatttgaaacaaCATAGCTTATATAGCTTTGAATTTGCATTATTAATGCTTCACATTGCAGTTTCAAACATTTCTGTATAAGATGTACTGAAAGTATTAGAACAATTAAGAGATACAATATACTTACATAATGATAGCACAAGTATAACAGCTTATATGAATAGCCTTACTCTTGAGAATTCAAGAACAAACTTAGAACAATGTGAAAAAAATGAACTAGAGTAAGGCAGTCCGGTCACAATCCTTTTCGTTTATAAACTTGCTGAGCATTCTATGAGCTGAAAACACATTCAGTAACGTGTAGAGTTCAGCAATATGATGTACCTGAACATCTTCAACCACAATTCGATAGATACCATGCTCCATGGGGCACATATCACCTCTTAGACAATATCCTAGCTCCTCAAAGTCTGTACATCTTAGGCGAGGAAAGCCCAAGCTCAATGAAGAACTTAATGGAGGCCTAGATGCTCCTTGATAGATATACAAACTACGGTGATCAAAACCTCCATTTGATGCTCCATATGCATCCCTCAGCGCACTATGTGGATATGGAATTTTCGGCAGTGCATTTCCACTTAAAGAAATGGAGCCCTGATGAACTATATGGGGCAAAACATCTGCTGACGGATAACTAGAATTGTATTGGCTCCATGGACTAGCATCCCTTCCACGTCCTCTACCTGGCCCAGGGTCCACAAAAGACGCTTGCTTTACTCTTTGGTTTGAGTCAAAAGGAACTTCAGGGATTAATACTGAGACAGAGGGACCAGCAGACCTTCCAAACTTCGTagaaatatcttttttttcaggGAAAAGGTGCTCACTTTCAAAACGTTCATGGACCTTTTCAGATGGCGTCATTACAAGTTGTTGAAAAGCATCTGTGCTTGAAGGCTCGGGCAGTGCCTGCTGTCGACGATGCTTATGGTTACAGTCATCATCAGGATAACTGAATTCCTCCTTGCACAGACTAACAGAATCTGAACTCGACTTCAAAGCTACGAACTCCATCAACTGACTCAAGACGGCAAGCTTATAACAAGTAGAATATTTCTCAACATCCAAACTACAAGAGCTCTTCAATGCAGTATCTGTTATTGTCTCCAGCATTTCAGCATTGAATCTAAACCCAGAAACAGCCAATGAAACAACATGAGCAACGAGGTCATATCTGAAGCACATGTACCAATAATGACAACGAAACATGGGAATGGTATGCAAATAAGGAAAACATTTCTAATATGAGCACATAAATCATGTCCTTTAAGATAACAAAAAAGGAGATCTAGAACACACGAATGCAATGTAAGAGAGAAAAGCCTAATACCTAAGCAAGAAAAATTGGAAGCATGAGACATGAGCTGAAATGGAAAGAAATCTCAGTAGACATAGCATAGAAGTCTATATAACTACCACATACACAAGAAAACAATATGAAGCATATCACTGTGACAAGTActatatgaaatatttaacTGCTTATAAATTTTGTTGTGAATCTTTTCAGTATGCATAAACAACTACTTCAGCAAAAGCATAACAGATCAACATATGACAGCAGACGTGTCAGCATGGAAGTAGTTTCAGAAGCCGTTATGTGCCCCATAGCATGGAAATCATGCAATATTCGTGAAGCAAGACTAACATTGCTTTACTTCCACATGGCACATATTTATAACAGCGTTACCCATTCAAATCAACTGCCCGTCGCATCTTCTTTCTAGAGACTTTGAATTATGTTTTCCAAATTAGATGTATCAAGATCAGCAGAGATACGTCATGCATTATTGAAATTGACGAAGAAATAACATGCTGGAAGATTGAATAAGTGCACATACTAATTACTCTAGAAATGGGCACAACAGAGATGCCTATTTAAGGAAAACTGAAAGAAACCTCGCAAATGCCAATGAAACAAAAGGAAACATTAAGAACAACACGACCAAAATTACAACATCATTACTCAGTTGGCTGCTAGCTATCACTATCCATACCTTGTACACGGGTCACCACATCTTGACAGTATGGAAATTCTTTACACCACTAGTCGATAAGGGGTATGGACTAGCACCAATAAGATATGCCAAACTCCATTGTAGCAACTTGCTCGTGTCAATGAGAAAGCTATGCAATCACAGAACTAATTCCTACCCGGTAAGCCACAAGTGCACCAATGCCATCACAAAGCACTTATTCAAATAGGAAAAGAAACAAAGCACAAACGTAAAACCAAAACGAAGCACACGCCGGTTCCGTGCTCTTTACAACACAACAGAGCTCCGAAACCATAGAACAGAACCTTGAGCGACAAACAACAGAGCTATTATCAGATGACAAACGCGCCAAACTAAACAGCATTCTCAAAGCGTTGAAATTCAGGGTGATTGGAGACTTACGGGACGACCTCTTTCTATCGAGCGAGAAAATACCGGGAGGAGCTTCTCCGGTAAGGCGCCTGCAGGAAATGCGCCAGCTCCGGGGCTTTTAAAGCGACTGTGGAGGGAACAACGACGGCGTGGAAGAGGAGATAGTCGTACGTTGTCGGAAGCTTCTGCCGGGGAGCGAGCACGAGAGAGGAGCTTGAGGCTCTGTGAGCGTTATGGGTTTTTGGTGGTTTTAGGGAGAAGAGAATGGCAgggtagagagagaaagaagagagagaacgaGTAACGTGGAGTGAAGAGGAGGACGAAGCAAAATCTCGAAATTTCCGTTTTTGTCCCTATGGATTGATGAAATTGAGCTATACAGTTTTTTGCATGaatgatattatattatctaCTGCGACTACTACTAGTAAGATATTATGTCATTAcctatttaattaattgccTGCACTTAACATTAATTATGCCAAGAGTGTAACGCGCccgaaataatatattttagaataGCCAAGTAAAACCTTGGGTTATTTTACTTCAAAGAATATGCTTCAATATTGTTTTGTGGAGagcaataaattatatatacaatagTATCAATCGTATTATTGGAATGTGTTAAAAGTCCTATCGATGAGTAGTACCATTGAACAATGTTGATCCTATCGCATGGCTTTCCCTCACTCttttgtgaaaagacgatctTATTTCCTCGGTCTCCACATCAAGTCATAGAACTTttcttataaccgaaaaaaaattaaatatcaatATAGCAAAAGCGGGCTTCAAGATTCCGCCTATAAATCCAATATAATCATGACCGTTACAGAGTGAAAATTCTATGGTACATATATACTTAAAAATGCATATACGGTACATACTTATATGTAATTGGAAAATTTCAAGTAATTTCCTATTTACTCGAATAAGTTATGTAAATAATTGAATTACTTAGATTAAGTAGTAATTTACTCGAAAAACATTTTAGTCGGTATTTGGAAGCCCATTTAAGTcccaactaatccagtcgagctgGATCGGCCTATTAAGGGGTAAACCTCTCtcaatatagatttttttacattcataAGACTCAAACTTAAAACCTTACTTAGGAGAAATAAAtatcgaaccgcttgaaccaacccatatcggtaatttacttgaaaaactTTACTTGCAAgtattatatatgtgtgtggatatatgtgtgtatatatatatatatatatgcacatctTGAACTCTATCTATTGAAAATCAACCCATTAAACAGGCTTTATTCCCAAAATGTGATGAGCCACTTTTTCCATTGAAAACGTTCTCTCTTTTCGGGTAGAAACCGGGACCAAACCTCAAGTTCAAATCaaaagaaactaaaaaaattaagtattgaaaaaaagattgaGAATAATTaagaatagaaaattttatttaaatttacatGGACGGAGTATGAAAGTTGTCGGGGAAAAATTCGATCCTGACATGATTTATAAGAATAAATTTGGCGTGTCCCCACGAGTACTTCGGAATCTAACCAGCTTAAGGAACCCGAAAAATGTATTCAAGGAATATGATCTTACTTAATTAAGCAGCTAGAAGTATCATATGCTATCGTGGCTAGGTAGCCGGCCTCCTAACTCGATGAATTTTACATTTCGGATTGGTTAGAGTATTCAATATTAAGTattgaaagagagagagtagcGGCTAATAATCAATAATCGTCAATGAGTAGGTTATGTTTTTGCATGTTTCTCGAGTCTATAATGGTTCTTAAGTTTGACATTGTTGAGAAATTAGATTATAAATTCAATGGGCTTATATTTTCGGTAAATTAGTTAGTCTAATTCTCGTGGTAAGTGGACAAAATTGAAGTTCcgatttgaaattaatatacATATTACACATATAAGTCAATGGTGCTTGGCCGAGAGAATAGACGTGTTTTGAGGGGGTGCAAACAGTTATTTGCAAAATTGGATTACATGCATGGGCAATCAACAACGCGGCATCAATATTATTGCCGTTATGCCTTGCATGATTAAAGACCgaaaatacttaaaaataatAGGTTCCTCACGGGACATGTCCCAAATAACATTCGTGTCTTTTTTCCCCAATAATGTCCAttgaaaacaaacaaataggcTCTGGTGCCCAAGGTCATGAGATCGGTTAATTGACCAATTCCAGAATATTGAGTGAGAGAATTAGGGATTGTTCAAGGAGACTGTTAATCGTTAAACATACAAAGGTTTCGTTATATTCTCGAAGAACTCGCTAGAAACCCAATAGTAACTTCGTGTGGGGGCAAATAACTCTTTTCGAAAAGCGTTAACTCGTGTCTCGAAACAATTACACAACATCAAAGATTGTGTTTGTCATCTTTTCAACTCCGAGTTCAGGATCAACATCATCTTCTTCGACCGTCTCCTAAATTCATCTTCTTTGAATTCAAAATTGGTTCCGAAGTTCATCTTCTCTGAACCCGAATTCGGTTCTGACTTCGTCTCCAAGCCATCCGCCCTCAGGTATAAATCCCCAACAGATATAATTAAAAGTTTCTTTCTGTCGAATAATGGTTCTTAATGTTGAGATACGttatcccacatggaaaaaatgagaaagaaaccacaagcttatatgagttTGGGTCTAGCAACCTattagcttaagcttttgggttgcagatgggctcaagtccgtGTAGGCCAAAGTGggaattttaca
Above is a window of Punica granatum isolate Tunisia-2019 chromosome 7, ASM765513v2, whole genome shotgun sequence DNA encoding:
- the LOC116214066 gene encoding protein ANTHESIS POMOTING FACTOR 1 → MATAPITELDEETVRSMSVGAVFTDFGGKITALDFHRKDDLLVTASEDDSVRLYDIANAKLLKTTYHKKHGADRVCFTHHPSSVICSSRYNMDGGESMRYLSMYDNRCLRYFKGHKDRVVSLCMSPINDSFMSGSLDHSVRVWDLRVNACQGILRLRGRPTVAYDQQGLVFAVAMEGGAIKLFDSRSYDKGPFDTFLVGGDTAEVCDIKFSNDGKSMLLSTTNNNIYVLDAYAGEKRCGFNLEPSPGTPIEATFTPDGQYLVSGSGDGTLHAWNINMGTEVASWNSYIGVASCLKWAPRRVMFVAASTALTFWIPDVDSQGPSKNEAAPQSEHPIKQ
- the LOC116214065 gene encoding zinc finger CCCH domain-containing protein 41-like isoform X3, with translation MLETITDTALKSSCSLDVEKYSTCYKLAVLSQLMEFVALKSSSDSVSLCKEEFSYPDDDCNHKHRRQQALPEPSSTDAFQQLVMTPSEKVHERFESRGRGRDASPWSQYNSSYPSADVLPHIVHQGSISLSGNALPKIPYPHSALRDAYGASNGGFDHRSLYIYQGASRPPLSSSLSLGFPRLRCTDFEELGYCLRGDMCPMEHGIYRIVVEDVQSLSQFNLPLSISSTNLQGTSAVAGPPPPANVPSVRLMNDKEPLSNSKGRITGDDLIWNHEYSCSTDGGDADLYDPDQPLWNSFDSGTSSSLFTLLSRFDEAEIMTNDVVHRARESAEVDTHNQTTGHLLANLSHWKRGGISRSVVTEKSKLCSAMGLTRLLENDTNSEEPFITSRCQATDPSLKTQDDVIGARKPTQKAERTLFVSGIPQQSNKVQSLLSHFRKFGEVTDIYIYENSQRAFIQFSKWEEAEAALKAPDAVLGNRFIKLSWANRDRIRENGIRGGSSTYKTHGQKSGLVPSWAFVRNSGKDNVQHGAAKADDVQDLHISSSPHPRKMKPGPTNGSRVLPPLNKKLATVEQLKEELRKKQELLEQKQKDFKRQLEKLEKQAAGIKGDVAAEEPAKRQKLVSACDVPKSADLGSSKTGSSPGSCNTANIVTLPHAKMADSQKKSADNAKNPNTSSVRTLQDSTSFKPFNCPTAPLSTSFLADRYKVDSRPTAFKIIPPLPSGLANVAALKEHFSPYGEHSNVEFKNIEANADLSESWTTKNCSACVRFTTRQSAERAFMHGKCWKGHYMQFLWLKSNDSIPAAKVASETDNPSAGKESSISSHGPAAWGAGNSGISESKLFCSNNKAGEVC
- the LOC116214065 gene encoding zinc finger CCCH domain-containing protein 41-like isoform X2, giving the protein MLETITDTALKSSCSLDVEKYSTCYKLAVLSQLMEFVALKSSSDSVSLCKEEFSYPDDDCNHKHRRQQALPEPSSTDAFQQLVMTPSEKVHERFESEHLFPEKKDISTKFGRSAGPSVSVLIPEVPFDSNQRVKQASFVDPGPGRGRGRDASPWSQYNSSYPSADVLPHIVHQGSISLSGNALPKIPYPHSALRDAYGASNGGFDHRSLYIYQGASRPPLSSSLSLGFPRLRCTDFEELGYCLRGDMCPMEHGIYRIVVEDVQSLSQFNLPLSISSTNLQGTSAVAGPPPPANVPSVRLMNDKEPLSNSKGRITGDDLIWNHEYSCSTDGGDADLYDPDQPLWNSFDSGTSSSLFTLLSRFDEAEIMTNDVVHRARESAEVDTHNQTTGHLLANLSHWKRGGISRSVVTEKSKLCSAMGLTRLLENDTNSEEPFITSRCQATDPSLKTQDDVIGARKPTQKAERTLFVSGIPQQSNKVQSLLSHFRKFGEVTDIYIYENSQRAFIQFSKWEEAEAALKAPDAVLGNRFIKLSWANRDRIRENGIRGGSSTYKTHGQKSGLVPSWAFVRNSGKDNVQHGAAKADDVQDLHISSSPHPRKMKPGPTNGSRVLPPLNKKLATVEQLKEELRKKQELLEQKQKDFKRQLEKLEKQAAGIKGDVAAEEPAKRQKLVSACDVPKSADLGSSKTGSSPGSCNTANIVTLPHAKMADSQKKSADNAKNPNTSSVRTLQDSTSFKPFNCPTAPLSTSFLADRYKVAALKEHFSPYGEHSNVEFKNIEANADLSESWTTKNCSACVRFTTRQSAERAFMHGKCWKGHYMQFLWLKSNDSIPAAKVASETDNPSAGKESSISSHGPAAWGAGNSGISESKLFCSNNKAGEVC
- the LOC116214065 gene encoding zinc finger CCCH domain-containing protein 41-like isoform X1 translates to MLETITDTALKSSCSLDVEKYSTCYKLAVLSQLMEFVALKSSSDSVSLCKEEFSYPDDDCNHKHRRQQALPEPSSTDAFQQLVMTPSEKVHERFESEHLFPEKKDISTKFGRSAGPSVSVLIPEVPFDSNQRVKQASFVDPGPGRGRGRDASPWSQYNSSYPSADVLPHIVHQGSISLSGNALPKIPYPHSALRDAYGASNGGFDHRSLYIYQGASRPPLSSSLSLGFPRLRCTDFEELGYCLRGDMCPMEHGIYRIVVEDVQSLSQFNLPLSISSTNLQGTSAVAGPPPPANVPSVRLMNDKEPLSNSKGRITGDDLIWNHEYSCSTDGGDADLYDPDQPLWNSFDSGTSSSLFTLLSRFDEAEIMTNDVVHRARESAEVDTHNQTTGHLLANLSHWKRGGISRSVVTEKSKLCSAMGLTRLLENDTNSEEPFITSRCQATDPSLKTQDDVIGARKPTQKAERTLFVSGIPQQSNKVQSLLSHFRKFGEVTDIYIYENSQRAFIQFSKWEEAEAALKAPDAVLGNRFIKLSWANRDRIRENGIRGGSSTYKTHGQKSGLVPSWAFVRNSGKDNVQHGAAKADDVQDLHISSSPHPRKMKPGPTNGSRVLPPLNKKLATVEQLKEELRKKQELLEQKQKDFKRQLEKLEKQAAGIKGDVAAEEPAKRQKLVSACDVPKSADLGSSKTGSSPGSCNTANIVTLPHAKMADSQKKSADNAKNPNTSSVRTLQDSTSFKPFNCPTAPLSTSFLADRYKVDSRPTAFKIIPPLPSGLANVAALKEHFSPYGEHSNVEFKNIEANADLSESWTTKNCSACVRFTTRQSAERAFMHGKCWKGHYMQFLWLKSNDSIPAAKVASETDNPSAGKESSISSHGPAAWGAGNSGISESKLFCSNNKAGEVC